Proteins encoded in a region of the Homo sapiens chromosome 20, GRCh38.p14 Primary Assembly genome:
- the LOC124904951 gene encoding uncharacterized protein LOC124904951, producing the protein MCPGPRTAPRKRTHPAVWTCAQGPGQRHGRGRTRLCAHVPRARDSATEEDAPGCVHMCPGPGTAPRKRTHPAVCTCAQGPGQRHGRGRTRLCGHVPRARDSATEEDAQDSATEEDAPGCVHMCPGPGTAPRKRTHPAVCTCAQGPGQRHGRGRTRLCAHVPRARDSATEEDAPGCVHMCPGPGTAPRKRMHPAVWTCAQGPGQRHGRGRTRLCGHVPRARDSATEEDAPGCVDMCPGPGTAPRKRTHRTAPRKRTHPAVWQGRFPRAGSGLWGLSEGSPASREQGRVLKRRQVRQGLTWDPALCALCLPGNR; encoded by the coding sequence ATGTGCCCAGGGCCCAGGACAGCGCCACGGAAGAGGACACACCCGGCTGTGTGGACATGTGCCCAGGGCCCGGGACAGCGCCACGGAAGAGGACGCACCCGgctgtgtgcacatgtgcccaGGGCCCGGGACAGCGCCACGGAAGAGGACGCACCCGgctgtgtgcacatgtgcccaGGGCCCGGGACAGCGCCACGGAAGAGGACGCACCCGgctgtgtgcacatgtgcccaGGGCCCGGGACAGCGCCACGGAAGAGGACGCACCCGGCTGTGTGGACATGTGCCCAGGGCCCGGGACAGCGCCACGGAAGAGGACGCACAGGACAGCGCCACGGAAGAGGACGCACCCGgctgtgtgcacatgtgcccaGGGCCCGGGACAGCGCCACGGAAGAGGACGCACCCGgctgtgtgcacatgtgcccaGGGCCCGGGACAGCGCCATGGAAGAGGACGCACCCGgctgtgtgcacatgtgcccaGGGCCCGGGACAGCGCCACGGAAGAGGACGCACCCGgctgtgtgcacatgtgcccaGGGCCCGGGACAGCGCCACGGAAGAGGATGCACCCGGCTGTGTGGACATGTGCCCAGGGCCCGGGACAGCGCCACGGAAGAGGACGCACCCGGCTGTGTGGACATGTGCCCAGGGCCCGGGACAGCGCCACGGAAGAGGACGCACCCGGCTGTGTGGACATGTGCCCAGGGCCCGGGACAGCGCCACGGAAGAGGACGCACAGGACAGCGCCACGGAAGAGGACGCACCCGGCTGTGTGGCAGGGGAGGTTCCCAAGAGCAGGCTCAGGGCTCTGGGGTCTGAGTGAGGGCTCTCCAGCCAGCAGGGAGCAGGGCAGGGTGTTGAAGAGACGGCAGGTGCGTCAGGGGCTGACGTGGGACCCGGCACTCTGTGCTCTGTGTCTGCCCGGGAACAGGTAG
- the DNAJC5 gene encoding dnaJ homolog subfamily C member 5 isoform X1, producing MADQRQRSLSTSGESLYHVLGLDKNATSDDIKKSYRKLALKYHPDKNPDNPEAADKFKEINNAHAILTDATKRNIYDKYGSLGLYVAEQFGEENVNTYFVLSSWWAKALFVFCGLLTCCYCCCCLCCCFNCCCGKCKPKAPEGEETEFYVSPEDLEAQLQSDEREATDTPIVIQPASATETTQLTADSHPSYHTDGFN from the exons ATGGCAGACCAGAGACAGCGCTCACTGTCTACCTCTGGGGAGTCATTGTACCACGTCCTTGGGTTGGACAAGAACGCAACCTCAGATGACATTAAAAAGTCCTATCG GAAGCTTGCCTTGAAATATCACCCCGACAAGAACCCCGACAACCCGGAGGCCGCGGACAAGTTTAAGGAGATCAACAACGCGCACGCCATCCTCACGGACGCCACAAAAAGGAACATCTACGACAAGTACGGCTCGCTGGGTCTCTACGTGGCCGAGCAGTTTGGGGAAGAGAACGTGAACACCTACTTCGTGCTGTCCAGCTGGTGGGCCAAG GCCCTGTTTGTCTTCTGCGGCCTCCTCAcgtgctgctactgctgctgctgtctGTGCTGCTGCTTCAACTGCTGCTGCGGGAAGTGTAAGCCCAAGGCGCCTGAAGGCGAGGAGACGGAGTTCTACGTGTCCCCCGAGGATCTGGAGGCACAGCTGCAGTCTGACGAGAGGG AGGCCACAGACACGCCGATCGTCATACAGCCGGCATCCGCCACCGAGACCACCCAGCTCACAGCCGACTCCCACCCCAGCTACCACACTGACGGGTTCAACTAA